The DNA sequence ACGAAGTGCGGATGCTCGACAAGCTCGATCATCTCCACCAGCGAGCCATCCGGCGAGAGCCCCGAGAGCCGCATGCCCGCCTGCTGGAACTGCTCGCGGTACTGGTTGCTGACTTCGTAGCGGTGGCGATGCCGTTCGCTGATCTCCGGCTGGCCGTAGATCTCCGCGGCGCGGGAGCCAGGCTTGAGGCGGCAGGCGTACGAGCCGAGGCGCATCGTGCCGCCCATGTCCTTCACGTTCTGCTGGCTCTCGAGCAGCGAGATCACCGGGTGCGAGCACTCCGGCGCGAACTCGCTGGAGTTGGAGTCGTCGAGGCCGCAGACATTGCGCGCGAACTCGATGATCGCCACCTGCATGCCGAGGCAGATGCCGAAGAACGGCGTGTTCGTTTCGCGCGCGGCCTTGATGGCCTCGACCATGCCTTCCACGCCGCGCACGCCGAAGCCGCCCGGCACCAACAAGCCGTCGAAGCCCTGCACGATCTCCTTCGCCCGCGCGGCGTCGGTGAAGAGGTCGCTCGACGTCCAGGCGATATCCACGCCGACATCATTGGCGATGCCGCCGTGGATCAGCGCCTCCTGCACGCTCTTGTACGAGTCGACGTAGTCCGTGTACTTGCCGACCACGCCGATGCGTACGCGGCGCGCCGGGGCGACCACGCGCTGCACCATCGCCGTCCACTTGGCCATGTCCGGTGCGGGCGTCTCGATGCCGAGCTTGCGGCAAATGAGGTCGTCCAAGCCCTGCTCGCGGAACGAGAGCGGGATCTGGTAGATCGTCTTCACGTCGCGGCTTTCGACCACCGCACCGAACTCCACGTTGCAGAACAGCGCGATCTTGCGCTTCACGTCCTCGGCCAGCGGACGTTCCGTGCGGCAGATCAGCACGTCGGGCTGGATACCGATCTCCATGAGGTCGCGCACGCTGTGCTGCGTCGGCTTGGTCTTCACCTCGCCCGCGGCCGCGATGTACGGCACCAGCGTGAGGTGCACGAACAGCGTGTTCTCGCGGCCCACGTCATGGCGGAACTGGCGGATGGCCTCGAGGAACGGCAGCGACTCGATGTCGCCCACCGTGCCGCCGACTTCCACCAACACCACGTCGTTCTCCGGGGCCACGCGGCGCACCGCGCTCTTGATCTCGTCCGTGATGTGCGGGATCACCTGCACCGTGGAGCCCAAGTACTCGCCGCGGCGCTCCTTGGTGATCACGTTCGAGTAGATGCGGCCCGTCGTGATGTTGTTGGCCTGCGTCAGCGAGCGGTCGAGGAAGCGCTCGTAGTGCCCGAGGTCCAGGTCCGTCTCGGCGCCGTCGTCCGTGACGAAGACTTCGCCGTGCTGGAACGGCGACATCGTGCCGGGATCCACGTTCAGGTACGGATCGAGCTTCATCATCGTCACGCGCAGGCCGCGCTCGACGAGCAAGCGGCCGAGCGAGGCAGCCGCGATGCCTTTGCCGAGCGACGACACGACGCCGCCGGTGACGAAGATGTACTTCGGGGAGGAGTGGGCGGAGTTCGGCGTCATCGGGCGGTCCCGGTGGTCTGCAGTGAGTCCCAGTGTGCGTTGGCGCGCACCAGGTCGTCTTCGGTATTCACTTCGCCCCACGAGGGGGCGTCTACGATCGCGACGCCCATCGCCAAGCCGGCGGCGAGGGCGCGCAGTTGTTCGAGCTTCTCGACGAGCTCCAACGGATGCGGTGGCAGCGACACCCACTTCATCAGGGCCTCGCGCCGCGCCGCGTAGATGCCCATGTGCTGAAACACGAGCGCATCCCGGGTCGCGGCGTCAGCGGCATCGCGCAGGAACGGAATCGGCGCCCGCGAGAAGTACATCGCGCGGCCCGAGTCATCGCGCACGACCTTCACGCAGTTCGGGTCGTCCATGATCGCTGCCGTGCGCTTGCCCGCGGCCGTGCCGAGATCGAATCCGTGATCCCGGACCATGGCGATGGCCCCGGCCATCGCATCGCCGCGCATGAAGGGCTCGTCGCCCTGCACGTTCACGATGATGTCATGCCGCAGGAAATCCGGGTGCCGGGCGACTTCTGCGACGCGGTCGGTGCCGCTGGGATGCGCCGCAGAGGTGATCAGCGCCTCGCCACCGGCCTGCGCGACGACCTCCGCGACCTCCTCGGTCTCCGTCGCGACGACGACGCGGTCCGCGAGCCCGAGGGACTGGACGCGCTCCAGGACGCGCACCACGAGCGGGGCGCCGCCAAGAAGTCGCAGGGGTTTGCGGGGGAGCCGAGTGGCCCCGAGTCGAGCGGGGATAACGGCCAGGGTGCTCATATCAGCACCGTCCGGCAGGCGGTCGCCGATGCAAAATCCACGCCAGCGAAATCTATGGGCTGGCGTGGGGGCGACAAGAGGGCATCACAAATCGTTCCGGCAGCAGCATTTCCACGGCCGGCGAAAGCGCCGGGGAGCCCGTCCTACCGGAAGATGCGCGGCAGGAACGACAGACCCTTCAGAGTGATGCTCGGGACGACCACCACGTTTCCGGTCCGGATGCCGCTGACCGGGCGGTCGTACCACACGGCAATCTCCGGGGCGATCGACACGTCGGCATCCCCGAACCGCCAGCCGAAGGCGGCGCCTGCCGAGGGGTCATCGCGAAGCGCGCCCCGCGAAATCGGCACGGTGTGCATGACCTTCACTGCGCCGTACGGGATACCCGTCGGGCGACGGCCGCCAGAGAAATGCAGCGCTCCCTCGAATAGCGCGTGGCTGGCGAAGTTCACGATGCCGACGCCAATTGAGGTCGCGAACGCAGCCGAGTCCACGTGGTTCGCCCCGCTGTGCCGGCGCTTCAGGTTGCCGACCAGCCCGCTGGCGCTCGTAATCCGCAGGCCGATGTCCGCCCCGTCGTCGATGCCGAAGCGGATCTCCTGGTCGGAGAGCAGCAGGTTGGCTTGCGGGCTCACCGTGTTCGAGTCGGCGAATCGGCCGCCGACGCCGATCGCGAACCCGGCGGTGGTGGTCTTCGAGATCTCGCCCTTCGGCGTGGTTTGCGCCGTGTTGCCAATGGTGTACGGCAGACACCCCGTCGCCACGAGACTGGCGAGGAGCACCGCAAGTCGCAGGGAGCGTGTCATGGCGAAAAGATACCCGCCCACAAGGGGAATGTGCGACGCAGCGCGGAACGCCTAGGGCTTCAGCCCAGGCTCAATGCGGAACCGTGCCGCATAGTCGACGTCGTCGGCATCGCGCGTCGTGCCCCAGACGTCGTTGCCGCGGGCGCGCAGCACCCGCGTGCGCGGCGGCAGCTTCACCCGCCCGAGGAAGCGCCCGTCGCTCGCGAAGACGTCGAAGACCACGGGTTCGCGCGTGGTGAGCACCACGGGTGGCGGCCCGTTGGGACTCGGGCGTGGCGTTGGCAGCTCTTCCGCGGGAATCGGTTCCCCCGCGGTGTAGACCCGCACCCAGATGCGACCGTCTTCACCCACGAGGAAGCGGTCGTACGCGGGCTTCTCGGAGGGAATCGGTGCGCCCGTCCAATTCCAGCTCGGGTCGAGGCGGCGCATGTTCTGCTCGATCTGCGCCTGCCGTTCCCGCCGCTCTGTGTCTGACACGGGCACCGGCGTGAACTCGCGTTCGATCCGGTTTGGCTTGCCGTCGGCTAGCAGCCGATAGAACACGTAGCGCTGGCCCAACCCCGCGACGATGCCTCCCGCTGGGTGGACGCTTGCCGCCGAGTTTGCGGACCAGGGCCGGACGGTCATGGTCCGCGAGCGGCCATTGGGGGTCGCCGCTTGCAGCGGCTCGGACTCGTTGGGCCAGAGCGGGATGCGCAGCGTATCGAGCGTCTTCCCGGCCGTATCGAGGCGGACGTAACTGTCTTGCCGCTCCAGCGAGTTGTCCGGGTTCGTCATGATCGGCAGCCACATGAGAAGGCGGCCCGCCGCGTCGGCGAACAGCTGATTCTGCGTGAACCACCCCGTGAACGGACTGCGCCAGGTCGTCACGTAGCTGCCGTCCGCGCGATAGCGGTTCACGCGACCGCCGCCCGCGTCCCACACGTAGAGGTCGCCGCTCGGGTGCCGCGCGATGCCGTTCACCTGCGTGTACTCGCCCGGTCCCCCGCCCTTGCCACCGAGGTTGCGCACGTACGCGCCGGTAGAGTCGTACAGGCGGATGATCTCCGCCTCCGAGTCATGCACCAGCAGGCCGCCACCGGGCAGCCCGAGCACGTCGCCGACATAGCCGAAGGTGAGTTCCTCCGCGCCATCCAACGCGCCGACCTGCAGCACAGGAACGAGTGTGTGGGCGAGCGAGTCTGGAACCGCACCGAGTGTGCGCACGACGATTGTGTCGCCCGTCGAGTCGGCGACCGTACGCCAGGGCCGTGCGTCCGCCTCGGCGCCTCGGTCTCCCGCGCAGGCCGCGAGGAGGGCGGTCCCGAGGGCAGCGGTGGCGACGACATGATCGAAGCGACGGGGCATCATGCGAGCACTCCTGCGAGGCTGAGGAAGTTGCCGAGCATCCGCTTGCCATCTGCGGTGCCGATCGATTCGGGATGGAACTGCACGCCGTACACCGGATGCTCGCGGTGCCGCAGCGCGTGGATCTCTGTCCGGTCATCCATCGCCGTCGCGGTGACTTCCAACGCGGCGGGAAGCGTCTCGTGCTTCACGACCAGCGAGTGATAGCGCATCACTTCCGCCGGCGACGCAATGCCGGCGAAGAGACCCGTACCGTCGTGCAGCACCCGCGAGGTCTTGCCGTGCATCACGCCGCGCGGCGCGCGGATCACGTCGCCGCCGTAGGCCTCGCCGATCGCCTGGTGTCCGAGGCAGACGCCGAGCATCGGGATCGTCGCCCCGAAGCGCTGAATAACGGGGATCGTGATGCCCGCCTCTGCTGGCGTCCCCGGTCCGGGACCCAAGATGATGGCCTGCGGCTGCATGGCGCCGACGTCATCCACCGACAGCTGGTCGTTCCGCACCACGCGCAGCTCGGCGCCAAGCTCGCCGAGGTACTGGACGAGGTTGTACGTGAAGGAGTCGTAGTTGTCGAGGACGAGAAGCACAGTTCCCTAGGAGTGTGACATCGGGTCAGTGGAGCGGGCCACGGTTCCCAAGTGCGAGATCGGCTTCGGCGCCCGATTCGAGGTAGCGCGCACGGATCGGTCGGTTAGCGAGGCAGCGTCACTGAACGCGATAGCGAACCACCGCCGGTACCCCATCGGTGTCTCGAACAACAGCCCACACGTGCGTCGCAGAAGCGCGCATCAGTTGGGCCTCCACGGGTGCCTCGACTTCCCCAATTGACCTCCCGGTCGCATCGAACCGGATCCACGAGGCCGTGTTCCCGGACCGGCTATCCACCCGCCTAAGCCAAATGGAATCATCGCTTCCAATCAGTATGTCGCCCACCGGTGGCAGAGTTGCGGGGCGATAAATGGCGCGCCTTACCTGGTCACGTCGCACTGTTCCGGAGCTGGGGCGGCCGCGCTCCGAAGAGGTCAGTCGAGCAACCCACGCGTCGACAACCGCTTCGAGGTCGGCATCTTCAAGCCGTCGGGCGGTATACTTCACTTCGCGAACGAAAATGACCCGCCCAGCAGTTGAAACTCGGCGGATTCGGTAAATGGCGTCGCCGGGCCTTGAGGCAAGATTCCGCTCGACCAAGACCAGCGACGTGCCACTCGGACTCACTGCCCAGAGGGGCGTCGTCGTGAAAGGCTGCTGACCTTGCGCCATGCCAGCTGCGACTGGAATCCGCAGTGGACCTACGCTGTCAGCGTCCAAGTGAAGCAGTGTGTCGACGATTGCTCCTCCAGCACTGTAGCGGAGGAGCGGGGCCCTCAGGCGGGCAACTCCTCCATCGCGAACCGCGTCCTCATCATACCGCTTGATTGCTACTTCACCGCTGGCCAATAGTCGGGCAGAACCGACTGTGCCAAGAGAAATGGTCCGCTGCAGTCGACCGCCTTCATCGAAGACGCTAATGCGCGCTGACGTTGGATCCCATACCCAAAGACTGTCCTGCTTCAGCCCCAGACGCAGTGGAAACTGAAACTCACCCGGGCCGCTGCCACGCCGACCGATCACCCGCACGCGCTTGCCGCTGCTATCGAAGACCTGGACAACTCGCAAGTCAGGCTGAAGAACGTACACACGACCGCCACGCCCACTTTCGATGTCGGCGATGGCTGAGAAAGCTAGGCTGTCGCTCTCCGCCGGGAGAATACGAAAATCTTCGACCAGACGTCTACTTTGCGCAGCCACTCCCGCTGGAACCAAATGTCCAACGAACAAGGCAAGTAGCGCGGCAGCAGATTGAATCGGTTTCACGAAGCGCTCCGCTTCCGAGGAAGATATCAGCGCGCGGTCGGGTGGCTGGGTCGCGCGCACCACATCCTAGATCTCGATTCGAGCGACCTCTCGCTTCGCGGCCCGTACGGCGTCCCGTGAGTACGCGCGAGTTACCACGTATCCCCGGCAATCCCTTCTAACGTGTCTAGTTAGACCCTCCCAGTGTCCGGAGATTGCGAGCAGATCCGCCGCTGAGGCCTCTTCTGCCACAAACGCAGCGGACGCTACCACCGAGGGTGTCTCTCGATACACGGTTCCGTCCGGCCCAACCCTAATGTCGGACTTGACCTGGTTGCACGAGGAGAACACCACGCAGTACCCCGCACACGAGGGTTGACAGTTCCAGTAACCGTTTCCAAAAACACACGCGCAGCAGTTGTTGCCTGGTTCCTGACGCGGCCACATGCACTGTGCGTTGGCCCGGCTAGGAGACAACCCGCCAATCGCCAACCAAGCCGCTGCCATCCATGCTATCGTCCAGTTTCGTCGCATACCCTTCCTCCTTTGGTTGAATCCCTGCCCAGCCACCCCCACCTGTACAGGACAATCTCATCGTGTGCGAATCTCCGCAGCGCGATCAATTCCTTGCGAACCGGATCCGACTCGAGGATGCCGAGGGACACCGTCACCAAACTCTCGCGAAGGAAGCTGCCGTCTTCGTCGTACACAATCAGGCGTCGCATGTCGCTTCGTAAGTCTGCTAGAACTTGTATATAACCACAGCCAAGCGAATGCGTGTGCAGGCCAACCCATTCCGCGGACTCTGTGTCGCGCTGAACATCTACTGCTGCATATGGTGGTTCTAGCGTTCTGCTTTGATCGCCAGCTTCGTCGATGAGGAAAACGCGGAACGGATTCTGAGACGATGAGACAACGAGTTCACCGCGGTACCAAGTCAGCCACGCATTGGCGAAGAAGCTCGTGTCCCCACGGGGAGCCGCGACGCTGCGCGCCGAAACGACTCCGACGTCTGAGAAAGATCCGTCTGCGCTACTCAGCGCCAGCAAGCCAACATCGCCGCCTGAAAGCCTGCCGGCGACGATCCACTTGTCACGAGCTCGAACCGCGGCGAACGGCGCGAAAGGTAGTGACATTCGCAGTTGCGAGAGCACGCGACCATTTGAAGCCACTCGGAAGATCGACGCAGAGTCAATGACTGATAGCAGTTCGTCGGACTCAAATGCGACTCCGAGGACACGGCCAGTCGGCAGGCGAAGCTTCTCCCACTCGGTTCCATTGTGCGCCTTAAGCAACATGGTATCCGTCACGCTGGACCACACCGCCAAGTACCTCGCGCCGCGGACCGCACCCGAGACCGGGTAGGAGCTCGGCACGGAGTCTGAGGCGAATTCCTCTAGGACGAGCACGGCGTCGTTAGAATCTTGCGAGGCTCGGTTGCAGCCGACGAACAATAAGGTGAACACCACTACGCCCAGTGCTCGAATCAACTCGTCACATTCTCCCCTGCGTGCCGCCGCAGAACGAGTTGCAACCCGATTGGTCGAATGGAACTGCGGGCGCAAGATTCCTCCAAGCCCTTGACAGCGGCGGCCAAGCGTGAGCGGGATGCGCGCGCCACCGCCACTTGGAAGTCGCGTGTGCGTTACTCATGCGGAACGTGCTATTGCGAGCTGCTTTCGCGCAAGGGCGGATACAGACTTGTCGCAAGTGGCCTAGCACAATTCAATGGTCGAGTAATCCGCCCTTAGCTCTCAACCAGAGCATCGCTCTGCTCCGAGGCCCAAGCCGCCTTGCGTCTAATGCACTGCATTACACGTTCTAGGTGCGCGGATGAAACTGCTTGTGCACCTGCCGCAAATGCTCGCGATTCACGTGCGTATACAACTGCGTCGTCGCAATATCCGCGTGCCCCAACATCTCCTGCACGGCGCGCAGGTCCGCCCCGCCCTCCAGCAAATGCGTCGCGAATGAATGCCGCAACGTATGCGGAGTCACCGGCTTCGTCACGCCAGAACGTTCGATGATCTTCTTGAGGATGGTCCACGCCGTCATGCGCTGCAGCGGCCGGCCGCGGCTGTTGAGAAAGAGTCGACCCTCGCCCTTGCCCTTCTCCAAGCGCGGCCTGAGCTCGCGGAGGTACATCCCAACCGCCCCCGCCGCCTTGCGCCCGATCGGCACCAACCGCTCCTTGCCGCCCTTGCCGAAGACGCGGACCACGAGCTCGTCCAGCAGCACGTCTTTCACCTCCAGCGTGCACCACTCGCTCACGCGCAGCCCGGCTCCATACGCCAGCTCCAGCAATGCGCGGTCACGGAAGGCCATCGCATCCTCCAGCGGGATCGCGTCGATCAACTGCTCGACTTCGCGCACCGTCAGCACGTCGGGCAGGCGCCGCCAGCCGCGCGGGCTCTCCAGCTTCTCGCTGGGATCCGCCTTCACCACGCCCTCGGCCAGCAGGAACCGATACCAGGTCCGCAGCGCGGAGATGCGACGCTTGATGGTCGTCGCCGCGCGGCCCTGGTCCTTCTGCTCGTAGACCCACTCGCGCAGGTGCGCGGCCTCGAGGGCGGCCGCTCCGCTCACGCGATGCCGCGTGCTGGCCCAGGTGGCGAGCAGGGAGAGGTCCCGCAGGTATGCCTCGCGCGTGCGGGGACTCGAGCCGAGTTCCAGCTCGAGGTACTCGCTGAAGCGCTCGAGCAGGAAGCGGCGGGACAGCTCGTCGGAGATGGGCGGGGCGCCGGCGCGGCTCACGCCCGCAATCTACGGCGACGCCAGACCAGCCAGCCAACGATGCCAAGGACGAGCGCGAGCCCCAGCGCCCCCAGCCCCGCCCCCTGCGCAAACCGCGTCATCCCTGCCTTGACGCTCTCCCAGTCGCGCCCGACGCGCATCGCGATCCACACGATGACGCTGTACCACATGAAGGACGACAGCCACATGATGCCCAGCGTCTCCCACAGCGGGACGCGCATCGCCCCCGCGGCAAGCGGCACCATCGCGCGCACGCCGGGAATGAATCGGCTTAGGAACAGCGCGACCCACCCGTACTGCCGGTACGCGCGCTCGATCCGGTGCTCCGCGCGCTCGGCCTTGAGTTCGCTCTTGGCCATGCCGATGCGCCCCAACTGGTGCGTGATCCACTCCGCGCCGAATCGCCGGCCGACCCACCACACCACCGAGGACCCGCCGACGCTGCCGGTCGTGATCACCAGCGCGGTCGGAAGCATCAGCCCGCCGTTCCGCGCCGAGATGAACGCCAGGAACGCGGCCGCGACGTCGCCCGGAATGGGGGGCAGCATGCCCTCGCAGAACGCCAGCAGCCCCATGAGGGCGTACAGGGACCCCGCGCCGAGACCTTCGATCCAGGTGAGGAACGTCTCGAGGAAGCCCAGTTCAGTCGGCACGCACCAACGTGGCCACCGCGATCGTCGCGATGCCCTCCCCCCGGCCGATCCAACCCATGCTCTCGTTGGTCTTGCCCTTCACCATCACGTCTGCGGGGGACAGATCGATGGCGTTGGCCAGCTTCTCACGAATCGCCGCACGGTGCGGCCCGATCTTGGGGAACTCCGCGATCACGGTGATGTCGGCCTGCGCGCAGCGCCAGCCGGCCTTCCGCACGCGTGCGAGCGCGAGCTGCAGCATCTCGATGCTGTCGCGCCCGGCGTTCTCGGCCTGGGTATCGGGGAACATCTCGCCGATGTCGCCAAGGCCCGCGCCGCCGAGGATCGCGTCCGTCAGCGCATGGCACACCGCGTCCGCATCGGAATGACCCGTGCAGCGCACGGTGGCCGGAATCAGCACGCCGCCGAGGATGACGCCATGCCCCTCGACGAAGCGATGCGAGTCGTAGCCGATACCGACGCGGACGGGCGTGACCGCTGCGCTCACGCGCCCACCAGTTCCGGTTCGAGCAGCGAGTAGTCCTGCTTGCGCTTCTTCGGCGTGAAGCCGGCCTCGCGGATGAGCAGCTCCATCTCCTCGATGCTCGTCCGATGCGTGGTGTTCGCCGCCGAGACGACGTTCTCCTCGAGCATCAGCGAGCCGAAGTCGTTGCAGCCGTAGTGCAGCGCCGTCTGGCCGACCTTCATGCCCATCGTCACCCAGCTGGCCTGGATGTTCGGGATGTTGTCGAGCACGGTGCGCGCGAAGGCCGTCGTGCGGAGGTACTCCACCGCGTCGGTCTTCGGCATGTGGCTCATCTCCGGCGTGTTCTCCGGCTGCAGCGGCCAGCAGATGAACGCCGTGAAGCCGTTCGTGCGCTTCTGCACCTCCTTGAGGCGCAGCAGGTGCTCCACGCGCTCGGCCTTGGTCTCGCCGATGCCGTACATCATCGTGCAGGAGGTCTTGAGGCCCTCCTGGTGCGCGATCTCCATGACCTCGAGCCAGCGGTCGGCGCCGGCCTTCTTCTTGGCGACGTTGTCGCGCACGCGCTGCACGAGGATCTCGCCGCCGCCGCCGGGGATCGAATCGAGGCCGGCCTTCACCAGCTCCTGGATGATCGTCCGCGCGTCCATGCGGTACAGCGTCGCCCAGAAGTCCACTTCGGAGGGCGAGAAGCCGTGCACGTGGATCGGGTGATTCCGCTTGATGTACTTGAGCAGCTCGAGATACCACTCGAACGGGATGTACGGGTTGTGCCCGCCCTGGATGAGGATCTGCACGCCGCCGAGGGCCTTCACCTCGTCGATCTTCGCGCCGATCTGCTCGTAGCTGAGCGTCCAGCCCTCGCCGTCCTTCGGGCGCCGGTAGAACGCGCAGAAGCCGCAGTCGGCCACGCAGACGTTCGTGTAGTTGATGTTGCGGTCGACGATGTACGTGACGATGGGCTCCGGATGGAGCTTCATCCGCATGGCGTTGGCGGCGGCGCCGAGCTCGAGGAGCGGCGTCTTTTCGTAGTACTCGAGGAGGTCCGTGAGTTCAGACATAGCTTCAATCTAAGCGAATCCCAAGGACGGGCGCGCGGTTCGCGCGGGCCTACCGCCCCGCCTGCGCCGACGGCAGGAACGCCAACTTTCCCTTCGGAACGCGTCCGGCGAGTTCCAGGCGTCGCAGGAACTCCGTCAGCCCTTCGAGGTCAGGCATCGTCAGCCGCCAGTCGAGACCCGCGAAGTACTCCCGGCACTCCCGGAGGCTCACGCCGGTGTTGCGGCTGGCCTGCGCTGAAAGCTCGTCCAAGTGCTGCAAGCCCCAGTCGCGGGAGCGGATGAGCGCCGCGTGAACCTTGAGGGAGTCTTCCACCGGCGTGTTGCGCTGCGCTACCCACACGGCAAACACGAACGGCAGCCCCGTCCAGCGCTTCCATTCGGCGCCGAGGTCGTACACGTAGGGGTAGCTGCGTCCATGCCCCTGCGCGACGGGGTGGTCGGCACTCTGGAGCATAAGGGCGGCGTCGCCGATCACGAGCCGCGCGGCGATGTCGTCGCTGGCCTGCGCCGCCACGGCATCGGCCTCCGCGTTGCCCGGCACGAACTCCGGCGCGGCCTTCCACACATGCTCGAACAGCAGCTCCAGCAGGTGCACCGAGGTCATCGACGACCGGCTCACCAGCACGCGCTGCCCCCCGAGCTCCTCGGCCGGCACGTTCGAGAACAGCATCACGCTGCGCACCGGGCCGTCGCAGGAAATGGCCAGTTCGGGCAGGAGCAGGTAGCGTTCGCTGTCGCGGGCATATTCGACGGCCGAGACCACGCTCACGTCGAGCGCGCCCTGAGCCATCATGCGGTTGAGCGTCGTCGGCACCCCATCGATGAGCGTGGCGTCGAGCGGCACGAGGCCGCGGTCGACGCCACCGTAGACCGGATAG is a window from the Pseudogemmatithrix spongiicola genome containing:
- a CDS encoding 6-bladed beta-propeller; protein product: MMPRRFDHVVATAALGTALLAACAGDRGAEADARPWRTVADSTGDTIVVRTLGAVPDSLAHTLVPVLQVGALDGAEELTFGYVGDVLGLPGGGLLVHDSEAEIIRLYDSTGAYVRNLGGKGGGPGEYTQVNGIARHPSGDLYVWDAGGGRVNRYRADGSYVTTWRSPFTGWFTQNQLFADAAGRLLMWLPIMTNPDNSLERQDSYVRLDTAGKTLDTLRIPLWPNESEPLQAATPNGRSRTMTVRPWSANSAASVHPAGGIVAGLGQRYVFYRLLADGKPNRIEREFTPVPVSDTERRERQAQIEQNMRRLDPSWNWTGAPIPSEKPAYDRFLVGEDGRIWVRVYTAGEPIPAEELPTPRPSPNGPPPVVLTTREPVVFDVFASDGRFLGRVKLPPRTRVLRARGNDVWGTTRDADDVDYAARFRIEPGLKP
- a CDS encoding anthranilate synthase component II; its protein translation is MLLVLDNYDSFTYNLVQYLGELGAELRVVRNDQLSVDDVGAMQPQAIILGPGPGTPAEAGITIPVIQRFGATIPMLGVCLGHQAIGEAYGGDVIRAPRGVMHGKTSRVLHDGTGLFAGIASPAEVMRYHSLVVKHETLPAALEVTATAMDDRTEIHALRHREHPVYGVQFHPESIGTADGKRMLGNFLSLAGVLA
- the mqnC gene encoding cyclic dehypoxanthinyl futalosine synthase, with the translated sequence MSELTDLLEYYEKTPLLELGAAANAMRMKLHPEPIVTYIVDRNINYTNVCVADCGFCAFYRRPKDGEGWTLSYEQIGAKIDEVKALGGVQILIQGGHNPYIPFEWYLELLKYIKRNHPIHVHGFSPSEVDFWATLYRMDARTIIQELVKAGLDSIPGGGGEILVQRVRDNVAKKKAGADRWLEVMEIAHQEGLKTSCTMMYGIGETKAERVEHLLRLKEVQKRTNGFTAFICWPLQPENTPEMSHMPKTDAVEYLRTTAFARTVLDNIPNIQASWVTMGMKVGQTALHYGCNDFGSLMLEENVVSAANTTHRTSIEEMELLIREAGFTPKKRKQDYSLLEPELVGA
- the xerD gene encoding site-specific tyrosine recombinase XerD, producing MSRAGAPPISDELSRRFLLERFSEYLELELGSSPRTREAYLRDLSLLATWASTRHRVSGAAALEAAHLREWVYEQKDQGRAATTIKRRISALRTWYRFLLAEGVVKADPSEKLESPRGWRRLPDVLTVREVEQLIDAIPLEDAMAFRDRALLELAYGAGLRVSEWCTLEVKDVLLDELVVRVFGKGGKERLVPIGRKAAGAVGMYLRELRPRLEKGKGEGRLFLNSRGRPLQRMTAWTILKKIIERSGVTKPVTPHTLRHSFATHLLEGGADLRAVQEMLGHADIATTQLYTHVNREHLRQVHKQFHPRT
- the ispF gene encoding 2-C-methyl-D-erythritol 2,4-cyclodiphosphate synthase; translated protein: MSAAVTPVRVGIGYDSHRFVEGHGVILGGVLIPATVRCTGHSDADAVCHALTDAILGGAGLGDIGEMFPDTQAENAGRDSIEMLQLALARVRKAGWRCAQADITVIAEFPKIGPHRAAIREKLANAIDLSPADVMVKGKTNESMGWIGRGEGIATIAVATLVRAD
- a CDS encoding menaquinone biosynthetic enzyme MqnA/MqnD family protein, coding for MRVGRIPYINCYPVYGGVDRGLVPLDATLIDGVPTTLNRMMAQGALDVSVVSAVEYARDSERYLLLPELAISCDGPVRSVMLFSNVPAEELGGQRVLVSRSSMTSVHLLELLFEHVWKAAPEFVPGNAEADAVAAQASDDIAARLVIGDAALMLQSADHPVAQGHGRSYPYVYDLGAEWKRWTGLPFVFAVWVAQRNTPVEDSLKVHAALIRSRDWGLQHLDELSAQASRNTGVSLRECREYFAGLDWRLTMPDLEGLTEFLRRLELAGRVPKGKLAFLPSAQAGR
- a CDS encoding DedA family protein, with the protein product MPTELGFLETFLTWIEGLGAGSLYALMGLLAFCEGMLPPIPGDVAAAFLAFISARNGGLMLPTALVITTGSVGGSSVVWWVGRRFGAEWITHQLGRIGMAKSELKAERAEHRIERAYRQYGWVALFLSRFIPGVRAMVPLAAGAMRVPLWETLGIMWLSSFMWYSVIVWIAMRVGRDWESVKAGMTRFAQGAGLGALGLALVLGIVGWLVWRRRRLRA
- a CDS encoding CTP synthase, whose product is MTPNSAHSSPKYIFVTGGVVSSLGKGIAAASLGRLLVERGLRVTMMKLDPYLNVDPGTMSPFQHGEVFVTDDGAETDLDLGHYERFLDRSLTQANNITTGRIYSNVITKERRGEYLGSTVQVIPHITDEIKSAVRRVAPENDVVLVEVGGTVGDIESLPFLEAIRQFRHDVGRENTLFVHLTLVPYIAAAGEVKTKPTQHSVRDLMEIGIQPDVLICRTERPLAEDVKRKIALFCNVEFGAVVESRDVKTIYQIPLSFREQGLDDLICRKLGIETPAPDMAKWTAMVQRVVAPARRVRIGVVGKYTDYVDSYKSVQEALIHGGIANDVGVDIAWTSSDLFTDAARAKEIVQGFDGLLVPGGFGVRGVEGMVEAIKAARETNTPFFGICLGMQVAIIEFARNVCGLDDSNSSEFAPECSHPVISLLESQQNVKDMGGTMRLGSYACRLKPGSRAAEIYGQPEISERHRHRYEVSNQYREQFQQAGMRLSGLSPDGSLVEMIELVEHPHFVACQFHPELKSRPTRPHPLFSAFVAAAATHATVSPVRVAARRALVEAN
- a CDS encoding 6-bladed beta-propeller: MVRATQPPDRALISSSEAERFVKPIQSAAALLALFVGHLVPAGVAAQSRRLVEDFRILPAESDSLAFSAIADIESGRGGRVYVLQPDLRVVQVFDSSGKRVRVIGRRGSGPGEFQFPLRLGLKQDSLWVWDPTSARISVFDEGGRLQRTISLGTVGSARLLASGEVAIKRYDEDAVRDGGVARLRAPLLRYSAGGAIVDTLLHLDADSVGPLRIPVAAGMAQGQQPFTTTPLWAVSPSGTSLVLVERNLASRPGDAIYRIRRVSTAGRVIFVREVKYTARRLEDADLEAVVDAWVARLTSSERGRPSSGTVRRDQVRRAIYRPATLPPVGDILIGSDDSIWLRRVDSRSGNTASWIRFDATGRSIGEVEAPVEAQLMRASATHVWAVVRDTDGVPAVVRYRVQ
- the kdsB gene encoding 3-deoxy-manno-octulosonate cytidylyltransferase gives rise to the protein MSTLAVIPARLGATRLPRKPLRLLGGAPLVVRVLERVQSLGLADRVVVATETEEVAEVVAQAGGEALITSAAHPSGTDRVAEVARHPDFLRHDIIVNVQGDEPFMRGDAMAGAIAMVRDHGFDLGTAAGKRTAAIMDDPNCVKVVRDDSGRAMYFSRAPIPFLRDAADAATRDALVFQHMGIYAARREALMKWVSLPPHPLELVEKLEQLRALAAGLAMGVAIVDAPSWGEVNTEDDLVRANAHWDSLQTTGTAR